One segment of Rubripirellula amarantea DNA contains the following:
- a CDS encoding choice-of-anchor Q domain-containing protein: MIFTRSQHVHPASDLLSTNDDRKSNNRDTVKKNRKPVQRRSRRRSLRCEPMEARRLLTTYLVDTVADDIASDGFISLREAIMAANSNSAVGDAPAGQAGTVATDSIRFSSSLGDAVIVLSNGELPINDSVTISRGGANSVTIDGDQASRVFNIGAGAENVAMRTLTVTGGSSDIGGGLLLDGGGQVVLRAVNVTGNRASGKSIGQGGAGIYNQNTMLTVIGGAISNNNASGINSTGGGLLTAGGDVLLQGTTIENNIANRAGGGIEVSAASDSGDTVTLIGVHLNSNNAGVVNDTALSARASRPGNGGGLHVSGPGNVIVIDTEVRENISASEGGGLWNGSGFMTIETSQIINNTASGNAADRGGGGVFNQGGIITISETLLQGNVADGTNGSGGGVMTEGGILQIELSDLIGNIANRAGGGVEARDGASVQVIDSNFENNIAGPSGSASPGNGGALHVTGSGDTGIVGGTVTGNVAASEGGGLWNGSGTMTVDSTTITGNIARGNSGNNGGGGVFNNFGTLDIHGSTISSNIANGSRGSGGGVLNEGGIATITDTVISGNIANRAGGGIETTPLSTTTLVNVTLDANNAGVNLSVNQLLAPLLAYQFDELGTSATAMGTASMGGDPILLLTDNSGNPVDLRGAPGSGISGRPDDFAIDNTASTGITTASGAGHAADFDGIDALTAFTLSGWFKLPSTASESIGRQDALIENGTISASDTPGGFRLRGGAVADSGTLELRVNNQPVESSPAYTEIGEYVYFAVSYDGSLSSDNVKFYKGTVDGAVRLVDTLTLDEGVVGQENIPLSIGVTRTSGLTINPFNGLLDDIRIDDSVLSRSQLETNRIVAAGLDSSIAANPGVGGGLHVSGMATVEIFGGSVSGNIAAGDGGGLRNSNNGTMTVNGTVIDGNSADRDGGGIYNNGGQISLDGISVSRNEAQGSGGGIYGRFGRAPVQMMTITDSRIADNQAYDTETGSGGGGMYVGGTTVLTNVDVLNNSAVQGTADGGGVIVTLRSSFTATGGEISGNRAARAGGGVENLGTFTSTGTGFTGNFAGVNGGAIHQSGFSLVEVSDAEVVDNTAINEGGGFWASDRGTLTVADSMFVDNAAMFGGAIFGDGGDSLATRVYVAGSNFQDNIAEVNGGGIAVEAGRLFVDDSVLTNNSANGNSPGLGGGAIFTGAFNTITNTSMFGNSAALPLGNGGGIHVAASGKGSYIGGTIENNVAGRAGGGVEVAGSVLLEGLIVDGNSAGINGGGVHISGSGRVNAQSSVFVKNTADGEGGGLWNSAAGSLSVIDTIVDRNTASGDASDQGGGGIFTDGGFVRVFRSTISNNVADGVSGSGGGIFNNGAEVIVRQTPVTGNIAVRAGGGIETLGASITRILDVDLSNNSAGLDLSLAGADVPDPLLLYSFNETGTAAVAQGSAVISGDPMLHFNANGTTTAADLHSADGMGVSGQLGDRAFDNTTSNGFSNVAHGQHAADFDAIDALDAFTLAGWFMLPSTSTESIGRQDTLIENGSTSTGVRLRGGNTASSGTLQITVDGITRESSPVYTEIGEYVYFAVSYDGTVSTENVKFYKGTTSTELSLVSTFDLNAGSVDSENLALFVGAGRQSFFQNPFSGFLDNIRIDGSALTMPSLEFLRADAIGQATGFRANPGNGGGLHISGPGTVTLVGGSVTSNFAANEGGGLWNSAAGKLTVDGTSISDNVASGNDADSGGGGVYNDGGTLTISDSVIADNLANGTAGSGGGLLSVDGVVSIIESQLEANGAVRAGGGIEIVDGSLSLVDSELTFNDVNGTVAGATAQPGNGGGLHVTGAASVVIDNVLVANNVAAREGGGLWNQAGTTMTIRNGTVIQNNSALGDAADDGGGGIFNNGGVVEISDSLIVSNFADGNLGSGGGIFNFAGGVINIADTMMASNVANRAGGAIEDASVTGDATTTGNSLTLTRLTLDRNNAGVVGGRGGALVASPGNGGAIHVTGAANVSIIQSTVSDNVAANEGGGLWNGTGVMTINQSTVSGNVAGDGGGIFNDSTSGDVVLTNATISGNSANGQGSNIGLGGGLRTEGGNISLTSVTVAMNDAVRGGGLSIAAGNGILSSSIVAANLATTGTDIGGPITSNGNNVVGNTSGAIITPVQASDRVNLEARLSPLADNGGLTETHALQAGSPALQNGDAAGLRVDQRGVSRPQGGGSDSGSYESALSPLTSSNGGTPATVDPMESVLQERSNIIDDLLLEKLAINA, encoded by the coding sequence ATGATCTTCACGCGTTCTCAACATGTCCATCCAGCCAGTGACCTCCTTTCGACCAACGATGATCGAAAATCGAACAATCGAGATACCGTTAAGAAGAATCGCAAACCGGTTCAAAGACGCTCGCGGCGGCGTTCGCTTCGCTGCGAACCCATGGAAGCACGTCGGTTACTTACCACGTACCTGGTAGACACCGTAGCAGATGATATTGCAAGCGATGGTTTCATCAGTTTGCGTGAAGCGATTATGGCAGCCAATTCCAACTCGGCCGTCGGTGATGCTCCGGCCGGTCAAGCAGGAACCGTCGCAACCGATTCGATTCGATTTTCATCTTCGCTCGGCGATGCTGTGATCGTACTTAGCAATGGCGAGTTGCCGATCAACGATTCGGTAACCATTTCACGCGGCGGTGCGAATTCAGTCACTATCGACGGGGATCAAGCCAGCCGGGTGTTCAACATCGGTGCGGGCGCAGAAAACGTCGCGATGCGTACACTTACTGTCACCGGCGGCAGTTCGGACATCGGTGGCGGCTTGTTGTTAGATGGAGGCGGGCAAGTGGTTTTGCGCGCCGTCAACGTGACAGGCAATCGTGCCAGTGGTAAGTCGATTGGGCAAGGTGGAGCCGGCATTTACAACCAGAACACCATGCTGACAGTGATTGGCGGGGCGATTTCTAATAACAACGCTAGCGGCATCAATAGTACCGGTGGCGGGTTGCTGACCGCGGGCGGGGACGTGTTGCTGCAAGGCACAACGATTGAAAATAACATTGCCAATCGAGCTGGTGGAGGGATCGAAGTTTCCGCCGCCAGTGATTCAGGCGACACGGTGACTTTGATCGGCGTGCATTTGAACTCCAACAACGCCGGAGTCGTTAACGACACCGCGCTTTCCGCACGGGCATCGCGACCGGGCAACGGTGGTGGATTGCATGTCAGCGGTCCTGGCAACGTGATTGTGATCGACACCGAGGTGAGGGAAAACATATCCGCTAGCGAAGGCGGCGGGCTTTGGAATGGGTCTGGTTTTATGACCATCGAAACTTCACAAATTATCAACAACACCGCATCGGGCAATGCCGCTGATCGCGGAGGCGGCGGAGTTTTCAATCAGGGTGGCATCATTACGATCAGCGAAACGCTGCTGCAAGGCAATGTTGCCGATGGAACGAATGGCAGCGGCGGTGGTGTGATGACGGAAGGAGGGATCCTACAAATCGAACTTAGTGACCTGATCGGAAACATTGCCAATCGCGCTGGAGGTGGGGTCGAAGCCAGAGACGGGGCGAGCGTGCAAGTGATCGATTCCAATTTTGAAAACAATATTGCTGGACCATCTGGATCTGCCAGTCCGGGTAACGGTGGCGCGTTGCATGTGACAGGCAGTGGCGACACTGGAATTGTCGGCGGAACCGTGACCGGCAACGTGGCGGCTTCAGAAGGCGGTGGTCTGTGGAACGGTTCTGGCACGATGACGGTTGATTCGACAACCATTACCGGTAACATCGCTCGCGGCAATAGCGGTAACAACGGCGGTGGTGGGGTGTTTAATAACTTCGGTACTCTTGACATTCATGGGTCAACCATATCCAGCAATATTGCCAACGGAAGCCGAGGCAGCGGGGGTGGAGTGCTGAACGAAGGCGGCATCGCGACGATCACTGACACTGTAATCTCGGGCAACATCGCTAACCGCGCTGGTGGCGGTATTGAAACGACTCCGCTTTCCACCACAACCTTGGTCAACGTCACGCTGGACGCGAACAACGCTGGCGTGAACTTGTCCGTAAACCAATTGCTTGCGCCGTTGCTGGCGTATCAGTTTGACGAATTAGGAACATCAGCCACCGCAATGGGAACCGCGTCGATGGGCGGCGATCCGATATTGCTTTTGACCGACAATAGCGGCAATCCCGTCGACCTGCGCGGTGCCCCCGGTTCTGGAATCTCAGGCAGACCAGATGACTTTGCGATTGACAACACGGCCAGCACAGGAATCACAACCGCCAGTGGCGCTGGTCACGCGGCTGACTTCGACGGCATCGACGCGCTTACCGCTTTTACGCTATCCGGTTGGTTCAAATTGCCTTCAACGGCGTCTGAAAGTATCGGTCGTCAAGACGCATTGATTGAGAACGGAACGATCTCTGCATCTGACACGCCCGGTGGCTTCCGATTACGCGGTGGTGCAGTTGCGGATTCGGGAACGCTGGAATTGAGAGTCAACAATCAACCGGTTGAATCCTCACCGGCCTACACCGAAATTGGCGAATATGTTTACTTCGCGGTCAGCTATGACGGTTCACTTAGCTCCGACAATGTGAAGTTCTACAAAGGAACGGTCGATGGAGCGGTCAGGCTTGTAGATACGCTGACGCTTGATGAAGGAGTGGTCGGGCAAGAGAACATTCCACTGTCCATCGGAGTGACACGCACGAGCGGCCTAACGATCAATCCGTTCAACGGCTTGCTCGACGACATTCGAATCGATGATTCGGTGCTGTCGCGAAGTCAATTGGAAACCAATCGCATCGTCGCAGCCGGGTTGGATTCTTCGATCGCGGCCAATCCTGGCGTCGGCGGTGGGTTGCATGTCTCTGGGATGGCAACCGTAGAAATCTTCGGTGGCTCGGTCAGCGGCAACATCGCAGCGGGCGATGGTGGCGGACTTCGGAATAGCAACAACGGCACGATGACAGTTAATGGAACCGTGATTGACGGCAATTCGGCAGATCGCGACGGTGGGGGAATCTACAACAACGGTGGTCAAATTTCGCTTGATGGCATTAGTGTCTCTCGTAACGAAGCGCAAGGCAGTGGCGGCGGAATCTACGGTCGGTTCGGACGCGCACCGGTTCAAATGATGACGATCACCGATAGCCGAATCGCTGACAACCAAGCCTACGATACCGAAACGGGTTCGGGCGGCGGAGGGATGTATGTTGGCGGAACAACGGTGTTGACTAATGTTGATGTGTTGAACAACTCAGCAGTCCAGGGAACTGCGGATGGTGGTGGAGTGATCGTGACGCTGCGTTCATCGTTCACAGCAACGGGCGGCGAGATCTCAGGCAACCGCGCGGCGCGGGCCGGCGGTGGAGTTGAGAATCTAGGCACGTTCACCAGTACAGGCACCGGCTTCACGGGCAACTTCGCGGGCGTCAACGGCGGAGCGATCCACCAATCGGGTTTCTCGCTGGTCGAGGTCTCCGATGCAGAGGTCGTCGATAACACTGCGATCAACGAAGGCGGCGGGTTTTGGGCCAGCGATCGAGGAACGTTGACGGTTGCCGATTCAATGTTTGTGGACAACGCAGCCATGTTCGGCGGTGCAATCTTTGGCGACGGAGGTGATTCGTTGGCAACTAGGGTCTATGTCGCCGGAAGCAATTTTCAAGATAATATTGCGGAAGTCAACGGAGGCGGGATCGCGGTTGAAGCAGGCAGATTGTTTGTAGACGATAGCGTATTGACGAACAATTCGGCCAATGGAAACTCACCCGGACTTGGGGGTGGTGCGATCTTTACCGGCGCATTTAACACAATCACCAACACAAGCATGTTTGGCAATTCGGCCGCATTGCCACTGGGCAACGGAGGCGGTATTCATGTCGCGGCAAGCGGTAAAGGTTCGTACATCGGCGGCACAATCGAAAACAACGTAGCCGGACGCGCTGGCGGCGGAGTTGAAGTGGCGGGATCGGTGCTTTTGGAAGGCCTGATAGTTGACGGCAACTCAGCAGGAATCAATGGTGGCGGAGTTCACATCAGCGGAAGCGGTCGAGTGAACGCGCAATCGAGTGTGTTCGTCAAAAACACCGCCGATGGCGAAGGCGGCGGGCTTTGGAACAGCGCTGCTGGATCACTTTCGGTCATCGATACAATCGTTGATCGCAATACGGCATCGGGAGATGCATCAGACCAGGGCGGCGGCGGGATCTTTACTGATGGCGGATTCGTCAGAGTGTTTCGGTCGACGATCAGCAACAATGTTGCCGATGGAGTTTCCGGAAGCGGTGGAGGAATCTTTAACAATGGCGCTGAGGTCATCGTCCGACAAACTCCCGTGACGGGCAACATTGCCGTGCGTGCTGGCGGCGGCATTGAAACACTGGGAGCTTCTATAACTCGGATCCTAGACGTGGACCTCAGCAACAATAGCGCTGGCTTAGACCTCAGCCTTGCCGGCGCCGATGTGCCCGATCCACTGCTCCTGTATTCGTTCAACGAAACCGGAACCGCTGCAGTGGCACAAGGTTCAGCAGTTATCTCAGGCGACCCCATGTTGCACTTCAACGCAAATGGTACGACCACGGCAGCCGATTTGCACAGCGCCGATGGTATGGGTGTGTCGGGTCAACTCGGTGACCGTGCGTTTGACAACACAACCAGCAATGGATTCAGCAATGTAGCTCACGGGCAACACGCCGCAGACTTTGACGCTATCGACGCACTTGATGCCTTCACGCTTGCGGGTTGGTTCATGCTGCCTTCGACGTCAACCGAAAGCATCGGGCGCCAAGATACGCTGATCGAGAATGGGTCCACGTCGACAGGCGTTCGATTACGAGGCGGAAACACAGCAAGCTCAGGCACGCTGCAAATCACCGTCGATGGAATCACTCGAGAATCGTCGCCTGTGTACACGGAAATTGGCGAATATGTTTACTTTGCCGTCAGCTACGACGGCACCGTGTCGACCGAGAATGTCAAGTTCTACAAAGGCACCACATCGACCGAATTGAGTCTAGTTAGCACGTTTGACCTTAACGCAGGTTCCGTCGATAGCGAAAACCTGGCGTTGTTTGTGGGTGCTGGTCGACAATCATTCTTTCAAAATCCGTTCAGCGGATTCCTTGATAACATTCGAATCGACGGATCGGCGCTTACCATGCCTTCGCTCGAATTTTTGCGAGCTGACGCGATTGGACAGGCAACTGGCTTCCGAGCCAATCCGGGCAATGGTGGTGGATTGCACATTAGTGGACCTGGGACGGTAACGCTCGTCGGCGGCTCGGTCACAAGCAATTTCGCCGCCAACGAAGGTGGCGGATTGTGGAATTCCGCAGCGGGCAAGCTAACCGTTGATGGCACGTCGATTTCTGACAACGTAGCATCAGGAAACGATGCCGACAGTGGTGGCGGTGGAGTTTATAACGATGGAGGAACGCTGACGATTTCGGATTCGGTCATTGCTGACAACCTCGCCAATGGAACTGCAGGTAGCGGCGGAGGTCTTCTGAGTGTGGACGGAGTGGTTTCAATTATTGAGTCACAGCTTGAAGCCAACGGTGCTGTTCGAGCGGGCGGAGGAATTGAGATCGTTGATGGATCGCTGTCACTGGTTGATAGCGAGTTGACGTTTAACGATGTCAATGGCACGGTGGCTGGTGCAACAGCCCAACCTGGAAACGGTGGCGGTCTGCATGTTACGGGTGCCGCCAGCGTGGTGATCGACAACGTGTTAGTCGCCAACAACGTCGCGGCCAGGGAAGGTGGTGGGCTGTGGAACCAAGCTGGTACGACGATGACAATTCGAAACGGTACCGTCATTCAAAACAATAGTGCCCTAGGCGATGCTGCGGACGATGGTGGTGGGGGGATCTTCAACAACGGAGGCGTTGTCGAAATATCGGACTCGTTGATCGTGTCGAACTTTGCCGATGGAAACTTAGGTAGCGGAGGTGGGATCTTCAACTTTGCTGGTGGTGTCATCAACATCGCGGACACGATGATGGCATCAAACGTTGCTAATCGTGCCGGCGGTGCGATCGAAGACGCTTCGGTCACCGGCGATGCAACGACCACGGGCAATAGCTTGACTTTGACCCGTCTCACGCTCGATCGCAACAATGCCGGCGTGGTGGGCGGTCGCGGCGGTGCCTTGGTCGCCAGTCCCGGCAACGGCGGCGCGATCCATGTCACCGGCGCGGCGAATGTATCGATCATTCAATCAACGGTTTCCGATAATGTGGCCGCCAACGAAGGCGGCGGATTGTGGAACGGAACCGGAGTGATGACCATCAATCAATCTACGGTTTCCGGCAACGTTGCTGGAGATGGCGGAGGAATCTTCAATGATTCAACCAGCGGCGATGTGGTCCTCACCAATGCAACCATCAGCGGAAATAGCGCTAACGGCCAAGGGTCCAACATCGGCCTTGGTGGGGGACTGCGGACCGAAGGCGGGAACATATCGCTGACCAGTGTCACTGTGGCAATGAACGATGCTGTTCGGGGAGGCGGGCTGAGTATCGCTGCTGGTAACGGGATACTTTCATCGTCAATCGTAGCTGCTAACTTGGCGACGACCGGAACGGATATTGGTGGCCCGATCACTAGCAATGGTAACAACGTAGTTGGCAACACATCGGGTGCGATCATCACGCCAGTTCAGGCCAGTGATCGAGTCAATCTGGAGGCGAGATTGTCACCGCTGGCCGACAACGGGGGACTCACCGAAACGCATGCCTTGCAGGCTGGCAGTCCCGCGTTGCAAAATGGCGACGCCGCAGGCCTGAGGGTCGATCAGCGCGGAGTCTCACGACCTCAGGGAGGCGGTAGCGACAGCGGATCTTACGAATCGGCACTTTCGCCTTTGACATCGTCAAATGGAGGAACTCCTGCGACTGTCGATCCGATGGAATCGGTGTTGCAAGAGCGCAGCAACATTATCGACGACTTGCTTTTAGAAAAACTAGCCATCAACGCCTAA
- a CDS encoding polysaccharide biosynthesis/export family protein: MILSRMMVAASLLVSFAVTQNQTVVANESAVRRDASSVINNGDRLAIHIQNVLPGEAAEKTLQVSIELESREQVPAYSVQVNADGELRSPLINRLAVAGLTVEKAERMVSAIYEKEDILRKGSKICIAIEPHVPTEGGLDGK, from the coding sequence ATGATTTTGTCACGCATGATGGTCGCTGCATCCCTTCTCGTGTCTTTCGCAGTCACCCAGAACCAGACAGTTGTTGCGAATGAGAGTGCTGTACGACGAGACGCAAGTTCGGTCATCAACAACGGTGATAGGTTAGCGATTCACATTCAGAATGTCTTGCCTGGCGAGGCGGCTGAGAAAACGCTTCAGGTGTCGATTGAGTTAGAAAGTCGAGAGCAGGTCCCCGCGTACTCCGTTCAGGTCAACGCAGACGGGGAATTGAGATCGCCTTTGATCAACCGACTTGCAGTTGCCGGACTGACTGTTGAAAAGGCGGAGAGAATGGTTTCGGCAATCTACGAGAAGGAAGACATTTTGCGGAAGGGCAGCAAAATCTGCATTGCAATCGAACCTCACGTTCCCACCGAAGGCGGGCTAGACGGCAAGTAG
- a CDS encoding TadE/TadG family type IV pilus assembly protein has translation MLIRSRRKQTNRRGVATVELAVCLPVLVLLVFGAIEASSFIFLKQSLNVAAYEGVREAVRVGSSNGNGQNRAENILNARSVNDFNVAFLNGDVSAIDRGEDVVIEVSAPTNSNSPLVGQFIPNRTLTARVVMVKE, from the coding sequence ATGCTCATTCGATCCCGAAGAAAACAAACGAACCGACGCGGAGTTGCTACCGTCGAACTGGCCGTTTGCTTGCCCGTGTTGGTGTTGTTGGTGTTTGGTGCCATTGAAGCCTCAAGCTTCATCTTCCTCAAACAATCACTCAATGTCGCTGCATATGAAGGCGTCCGCGAAGCCGTGCGAGTTGGTTCGTCCAACGGAAACGGCCAAAACCGAGCTGAAAACATTCTCAACGCTCGCAGCGTGAATGATTTCAACGTCGCGTTCCTCAACGGCGACGTATCCGCGATCGATCGAGGCGAAGACGTCGTCATCGAAGTAAGCGCTCCCACGAATTCCAACAGTCCTCTGGTCGGTCAATTCATTCCCAATCGAACGTTGACCGCTCGCGTCGTGATGGTGAAGGAATAA
- a CDS encoding TadE/TadG family type IV pilus assembly protein, which yields MRKPHSTTAIKRVTRRNRRGAAAVEFALVVPVVFLLFFAALEFTRVAMIRHTADNAVYEGCRVGIIPGATSDEVRQTATDIMATLGVTNVTVDVQPGNIDRDTDEVTVSIDIPLDANAYVPNQFVAGKTVTRRLTLRREGIR from the coding sequence ATGCGTAAGCCTCATTCAACAACCGCCATCAAACGTGTCACCCGCCGCAATCGCCGCGGTGCGGCCGCGGTTGAATTTGCGCTAGTGGTCCCCGTCGTGTTCTTGTTGTTCTTTGCCGCATTGGAATTCACGCGAGTCGCTATGATTCGCCATACTGCCGACAACGCTGTCTATGAAGGTTGCCGAGTTGGAATCATTCCCGGTGCGACGAGCGATGAAGTACGGCAAACGGCGACGGATATCATGGCAACGCTCGGCGTCACGAACGTCACGGTCGACGTGCAACCTGGCAACATTGATCGAGACACGGACGAGGTGACCGTGTCGATCGACATTCCGCTGGACGCCAATGCCTATGTGCCCAATCAATTCGTCGCCGGCAAGACCGTCACTCGCAGGCTAACACTACGCCGCGAAGGCATACGCTAA
- a CDS encoding VWA domain-containing protein → MTCLSKLESSGDESNASLKLKRDQRKGNRRKGAMLYLILIMMIGFMIAVAFSVDIAHMHLARTELRSATDAAAKAAAIELSITLDPDLAVTRGQEIAAANTVNGEPLQVRADEFVFGRSRELNSGKFDFTVGGVPSNSVQVDGKRTSGSLSGPVPLFFGNIFGVNAFEPETTATATYIERDIVLVVDRSGSMQGQKFADLVTAIDVFVATLDGTPVEEQVGLASYNDFATEDVELTGDLTEITDGMRALPVGGFTSISRGMAAGAAIMDRSRNPDFVERTLIVMTDGNHNRGPEPSTVATTLAADGVVIHTITFGRDADKRRMRDVATIGGGRTFHADDGADLIEIYREIALTLSTMMTQ, encoded by the coding sequence ATGACTTGTCTTTCAAAGCTAGAATCGTCGGGGGACGAATCGAACGCATCGCTCAAACTCAAGCGTGATCAACGCAAGGGAAACCGTCGCAAGGGTGCGATGTTGTACTTGATCCTGATCATGATGATCGGGTTCATGATCGCCGTAGCGTTCTCGGTTGATATCGCACATATGCATTTGGCCCGAACCGAATTGCGTAGCGCCACCGATGCAGCGGCGAAAGCTGCGGCAATCGAATTGTCCATCACCCTTGATCCTGACTTGGCTGTCACTCGCGGGCAAGAAATTGCCGCCGCGAACACGGTCAATGGCGAACCGCTGCAGGTCCGGGCGGACGAGTTCGTTTTCGGTCGTAGTCGTGAACTTAACTCGGGCAAGTTCGACTTCACCGTCGGCGGAGTGCCGAGCAATAGCGTGCAAGTCGATGGCAAGCGTACTTCGGGTTCGCTTTCCGGACCGGTGCCTTTGTTCTTTGGAAACATCTTTGGCGTGAACGCGTTTGAGCCTGAAACGACCGCAACGGCAACCTACATCGAACGCGATATCGTGTTGGTGGTCGACCGCAGTGGTTCGATGCAGGGCCAAAAATTCGCAGACCTGGTGACCGCGATCGACGTGTTCGTTGCCACCCTCGATGGAACTCCGGTGGAAGAACAAGTTGGTTTGGCCTCCTACAACGACTTTGCTACCGAAGACGTTGAACTAACCGGCGACCTGACGGAAATAACGGATGGCATGCGAGCGTTACCCGTGGGAGGATTCACCAGCATTTCTCGCGGGATGGCCGCCGGTGCCGCCATCATGGATCGCAGTCGCAATCCTGACTTCGTGGAACGAACCCTCATTGTCATGACGGATGGAAACCACAACCGAGGGCCGGAACCGTCAACGGTGGCCACAACTTTGGCGGCCGATGGGGTCGTGATTCATACGATCACGTTTGGACGCGATGCTGACAAACGTCGAATGAGAGACGTGGCCACGATCGGCGGGGGACGAACGTTCCATGCCGATGACGGAGCTGACCTGATCGAGATTTATCGCGAAATTGCGTTAACCCTTAGCACGATGATGACGCAGTAG